The window GGGCGGTCGTGCATGTTGCCGATCACCGTCTCGTCCGGCGCACCGAGATCGTCGCCCCACTGGATCTCGTTGCCCTGCTCCTGCAGCAGCCTCACAGCCTCGCCGTAGTCCACGCGCGGGAACGGCGGCTTCACGGACTCGAGCTTCGACGTGTCCCGCTCCAGCACCTCCAGCTCACCCGCACAGCGCTCCAGCGCGCGCTCCACGATGTAGCTGACGAACTGCTCCTGCAGTTCCATGTTGCCGTCACTGTCGATCCACGCGACTTCGGGCTCCACCATCCAGAACTCGGTGAGGTGGCGACGCGTCTTCGACTTCTCTGCGCGAAACGTCGGCCCGAAGCAGTAGATCTTTCCCAGCGCCGCAGCAGCCGCTTCACCGTAGAGCTGCCCCGTCTGGGCGAGGTACGCCTTGTCTTCGAAGTAGTCGACCTCGAACAGCCCCGCGCCGCCCTCGCCGATCGCGCCGGTCAGGATCGGGGTGTCGATGCGCGTGAAGCCGCGGTCGTAGAAGAAGTCGTGGATCGCCTGCTCGACCTCGCTGCGCACGCGCATGATCGCGCGCTGCTGCTGCGAGCGCAGCCAGAGATGCCGGTGGTCGAGCAGGAAGTCGACGCCGTGCTCCTTCGGCTGGATCGGGTACTCGTCGCTCCTGCCGACGATCTCCAGGGTCTCGAGCGTGAGCTCGTAGCCGCCGGGCGCGCGCGCATCGGCGCGCACGCTGCCGGTCACGTACAGGCTCGTCTCCTGGGTGAGCGACTGGAAGTCCGACCAGACCTGCTCGCTCACCTGCTTCTGCACGACGACGCACTGCACGATCCCCGTGCCGTCGCGCACGACGATGAAGCCGACCTTGCCGTGGGTGCGGACGGTCTGGACCCAGCCACGGACGAGCACGGTGCCGCCCTCGTGCTCGCCAAGCCGGTTGATATCACTGATGGTAGCCATGGGGGCTGCTCTCGCGTTTCTCTCTGTGCGACAGGGACGCGAAAGCTAGAGGCGGGAAGCGACGGACGTCAACGCGAGGTTG of the Longimicrobiales bacterium genome contains:
- the asnS gene encoding asparagine--tRNA ligase, whose product is MATISDINRLGEHEGGTVLVRGWVQTVRTHGKVGFIVVRDGTGIVQCVVVQKQVSEQVWSDFQSLTQETSLYVTGSVRADARAPGGYELTLETLEIVGRSDEYPIQPKEHGVDFLLDHRHLWLRSQQQRAIMRVRSEVEQAIHDFFYDRGFTRIDTPILTGAIGEGGAGLFEVDYFEDKAYLAQTGQLYGEAAAAALGKIYCFGPTFRAEKSKTRRHLTEFWMVEPEVAWIDSDGNMELQEQFVSYIVERALERCAGELEVLERDTSKLESVKPPFPRVDYGEAVRLLQEQGNEIQWGDDLGAPDETVIGNMHDRPVFIMNYPKAAKAFYMKENPADPRTVLCNDMIAPEGYGEIIGGSQREDDHDRLLARIREEGLPEDSYRWYLDLRKYGTFPHSGFGLGVERTVAWITGRPHIREMIPFPRMLNRIYP